Below is a window of Cloacibacillus sp. DNA.
GTCGAAAAGGTTCCCGACACGATGCTGCGCGGCGTCGGCATGTACTTCGGTTCCATGCTGCCGAAAGAGAAGCTGCTCGTTGAGATGGCCTTCCGCGAACGGATAATAGATGTTGTCGCGGGTACGGATGCGCTCTCGCTGGGGGTGAACCTGCCGGCGGAGACGGTGGTATCCGGCCAGATGGCGAAATTCATCGACGGACCGCTGACGAAGAATGAATTCATGCAGATGGCGGGCCGCGCGGGGCGCAAGGGATTCTTCGATACGGGATATGTTTCGTATATCCCGCGCAGCAAGTGCGAAAACTTTGACTACGACACGGCGATACTCTACCTTGAGACGCTCGACAAGCCGCGTGAGGAGGCGAAGATAAAGCTGCTTCCCGCGATCGGCAGGCTGTTGAAAAAGGAGGTCACCGTCGAAACTGAGGCCCGTATGATCGCCGAATGCTCCATGCCGCGCCGCGACGTTCGTTCCGTGGCTAAAGAGGTAGAGGGGGCGCTGCGCGAAATAACGCAGATGCTCGCGCAGATCAAGGACCAGAACGAAAGAAAGCGCGTTCGTAAAATCCTCGGCGACATATGGAGCGACGAGATGGAGCGCGAGGTGAACATCGCGATCGCGCGCCTCTTCGCGAAATACGAGATGCCCGACGCGATGGAATGCGCAAACCTGCTCAGAAAGACGGAGAGAAACTACCTCCAGGCGCTGCTGAAGATAAAACGTTTCGCGAACCGCCTGCCGGAGGGCTACCGCTTCTCGAACATGGAGGAGATAGATATCGCGGTAAATAAGATCGACGGTTCTGTCTTCGGTTTCGAGGACAAGATACAACAGATAAAGATCACGGAAGAAAATATCGAAGAATAAAGCTCAAAGGGGCGGCTGAGGCCGCCCCCTTTTCTCTAATCTACGATGAATAACTTGACTCCGTTCGGCGAAAAAGAGCGGTGGCGGTTTTTGTCGTCGTCCTCGGCGACATAGCCCATCCCCGGCGTAAGCTCCTCCTTTGTTCCATCCTCCAGCTCGGAGATGACGGAGCCCTCAAGGACGAGGAGCACATGGCCGTGCGGGCACCAGTGGTCCGCGAGATAGCCCGGGCCGTATTCCACGAGCCGGGCGCGTATATTACCCTTCTCAAACGTTCGCCAGAGAGCCTCTCCGCTCTCGCCCTTGTGAGGTACGGCCTCTATCTTGTTCCAGTCAACGG
It encodes the following:
- a CDS encoding DHCW motif cupin fold protein, whose protein sequence is MKIEGIPYQTVDWNKIEAVPHKGESGEALWRTFEKGNIRARLVEYGPGYLADHWCPHGHVLLVLEGSVISELEDGTKEELTPGMGYVAEDDDKNRHRSFSPNGVKLFIVD
- a CDS encoding DEAD/DEAH box helicase; translated protein: MLYKWQEKALETIAGKNAILSAPTGSGKTWVAYIWAGLMSCNGTPRMPEGRVIFTAPIKALSNERYLELKSMGFDVGLETGDFKKNAGAEVLCCTQEIYTLKYAHIPGQKVIIDEFHFIFNDPERARAYIDGLRRTDEESDILVMSATFGNPDKVRAYLEEMARRGFALFETENRVTKLVYKQRGLRFNQIHDALVFAFSKKGVEWVAAQIAKTRRKVERDKRARLREMSQILKVEKVPDTMLRGVGMYFGSMLPKEKLLVEMAFRERIIDVVAGTDALSLGVNLPAETVVSGQMAKFIDGPLTKNEFMQMAGRAGRKGFFDTGYVSYIPRSKCENFDYDTAILYLETLDKPREEAKIKLLPAIGRLLKKEVTVETEARMIAECSMPRRDVRSVAKEVEGALREITQMLAQIKDQNERKRVRKILGDIWSDEMEREVNIAIARLFAKYEMPDAMECANLLRKTERNYLQALLKIKRFANRLPEGYRFSNMEEIDIAVNKIDGSVFGFEDKIQQIKITEENIEE